From a single Fulvivirga ulvae genomic region:
- a CDS encoding TolC family protein has protein sequence MINRVASITTILVSAFCFTGQAQEADTSTIDTPLTFKEAVKIALDNNVSLKQQQNNLRASGIARTSGLLQMGPSVIIDGNVGRNDGNSFNQQEGRVVNGVLDFTNVTLRTSMPLFRGFNQLNDYKASREQFDAQIETVERTKQDIIQLVTARYLQCLLDKELVTIAEQNVKTQQKQLDQINTQVEAGSRAGVDASNQMYQVKNAELSLLRAENTLRNDKAILAQALQMDPGVNFVIEDPSWDATMVDISSSLEELYTVALNNRSDFEGAKHTEAAFKFSYMALRGTYYPSISAFFNYGSAYNYIHGAENRTFDQQFTSDNVQKTYGVAFTIPIFRGFSTRSNVVQSRVTYENAQLDTENMENTVKSEVLLAYQNFNDAVTAYKVTQTQLEAAELSFTLGAEQYELGISNLVEYTQANQDYVQAQADYASARYTLMFQELLLDYATGTLSFEDIK, from the coding sequence ATGATAAATAGAGTAGCTTCAATAACGACAATTTTAGTATCTGCTTTTTGCTTTACAGGTCAGGCGCAGGAAGCAGATACATCTACTATAGACACCCCGCTCACCTTTAAGGAGGCTGTCAAAATAGCTTTAGATAACAATGTTAGCCTTAAGCAACAGCAAAATAACCTTCGGGCTTCAGGTATTGCCAGAACTTCCGGCCTCTTACAGATGGGGCCATCAGTAATCATAGATGGGAACGTTGGACGGAATGATGGAAACTCATTTAACCAACAGGAAGGCAGGGTAGTAAATGGCGTGCTGGATTTTACAAACGTAACGCTGAGGACCTCAATGCCTTTATTTCGGGGGTTTAATCAACTAAATGATTATAAAGCTTCAAGAGAACAGTTTGATGCACAAATAGAAACTGTGGAGCGGACTAAACAGGATATTATTCAGTTGGTGACGGCCAGATATCTGCAGTGCCTTTTGGATAAGGAATTGGTGACGATTGCTGAACAAAACGTTAAAACGCAGCAAAAACAATTGGATCAGATCAATACGCAGGTTGAAGCCGGTAGCAGGGCAGGGGTAGATGCTTCCAACCAAATGTATCAGGTGAAGAATGCTGAGCTAAGTCTTCTGAGGGCTGAAAATACACTTAGAAATGACAAGGCTATTTTGGCACAAGCACTCCAGATGGACCCCGGCGTAAATTTTGTTATTGAAGACCCGAGCTGGGACGCTACAATGGTCGACATCAGCTCATCTTTGGAGGAACTTTATACCGTAGCCTTAAACAACAGGTCTGATTTTGAAGGAGCGAAACATACGGAAGCAGCTTTTAAATTTAGTTATATGGCCCTTAGAGGGACTTACTATCCGAGCATTAGTGCCTTCTTTAACTACGGGTCAGCCTATAATTACATTCATGGGGCAGAAAACAGAACTTTTGATCAGCAATTTACTAGTGATAATGTTCAAAAGACCTACGGAGTAGCTTTTACCATACCCATTTTCAGAGGTTTCTCAACCCGCTCCAATGTAGTTCAGTCAAGAGTTACCTATGAAAATGCGCAACTTGATACTGAAAATATGGAGAATACGGTAAAATCAGAAGTACTGCTGGCTTACCAGAATTTTAACGATGCAGTCACTGCTTATAAAGTAACACAAACACAGCTTGAGGCTGCCGAGCTTTCATTTACTTTGGGTGCTGAGCAGTATGAGTTAGGTATTTCTAATCTCGTAGAGTACACCCAGGCAAATCAGGATTATGTACAAGCCCAGGCTGATTATGCCAGCGCGAGGTATACTTTGATGTTTCAGGAACTTTTACTAGATTATGCTACAGGAACCTTGTCTTTTGAAGACATCAAATAA
- the murI gene encoding glutamate racemase, translating to MDFNIGSPVGIFDSGIGGLTVAHAIRRVLPYESMIYFGDTAHLPYGDKSEAAVQAYSVKIADVLLKKGCKVIVIACNSASSAAYELLKEYTGKRAKVINVIDPMVSYVKEHFNGHKIGLIGTKRTVQSNVYAKKIKQLKQNIELVSIATPLLVPMIEEGFFNNKISHEIIEKYLNINQFRDIEALILGCTHYPLIKKQINDFFNGQVKILDSSEITAKYLKNYLTESKLLAPEGQELKDEFLVSDFTQSFEASTKIFFRELVHLEKYPLWD from the coding sequence ATGGATTTTAACATTGGGAGCCCTGTTGGGATATTTGATAGCGGAATTGGTGGTCTGACGGTGGCTCATGCCATCAGGCGTGTACTTCCTTATGAGTCTATGATCTACTTTGGCGATACAGCACATTTGCCCTATGGCGATAAGTCAGAAGCTGCGGTGCAGGCCTACTCCGTCAAGATTGCCGATGTGTTATTAAAAAAAGGTTGCAAAGTGATAGTAATTGCCTGCAATTCAGCAAGTTCGGCCGCCTATGAGCTATTAAAGGAATACACCGGAAAGAGAGCCAAGGTCATTAATGTGATTGACCCCATGGTTTCTTATGTCAAAGAGCATTTTAATGGACACAAGATTGGCTTAATTGGCACCAAGCGTACCGTACAATCCAATGTTTATGCTAAAAAAATCAAGCAGCTGAAGCAGAACATTGAACTGGTATCCATAGCCACACCGTTGCTGGTACCTATGATCGAGGAAGGCTTTTTCAACAATAAGATCAGCCATGAGATCATTGAAAAATATTTAAACATCAATCAGTTCAGAGATATAGAGGCTCTGATCCTCGGGTGTACGCACTATCCTTTAATCAAAAAACAGATCAATGACTTTTTCAATGGCCAGGTAAAAATTCTGGATTCTTCTGAGATCACTGCCAAATACCTAAAAAACTACCTGACCGAGAGCAAGTTACTGGCTCCTGAAGGACAGGAGTTAAAAGATGAGTTCCTGGTTTCCGATTTCACTCAGTCATTTGAGGCCTCGACCAAAATATTCTTCAGGGAACTGGTGCATTTGGAAAAGTATCCACTATGGGATTAA
- a CDS encoding enoyl-ACP reductase FabI yields MSNNILKGKKGIIFGALDENSIAWKTAIKAQEEGAEFVLTNAPVALRMGAINKLAEECNAEVIPADATSIEDLTNLFEKSMEVLGGKLDFVLHSIGMSPNVRKGKEYGDLNYDWFLKTLDISGISFHKVLQTAEKTDAMNDWGSILALTYIAAQRTFPDYSDMAQAKAVLESIARSYGYRFAKLKNVRVNTISQSPTMTTAGSGVTGFDVFFDYAHKMSPLGNASSEDCANYIVMMFSDYTRMVTMQNLMHDGGFSNSGITEDIVAELSK; encoded by the coding sequence ATGAGTAATAACATACTTAAAGGAAAGAAAGGCATAATATTCGGTGCCTTGGACGAAAACTCAATAGCATGGAAAACTGCTATCAAGGCACAGGAAGAAGGTGCTGAATTTGTACTTACAAATGCTCCGGTCGCATTGAGAATGGGAGCTATAAATAAATTGGCTGAAGAATGTAATGCCGAGGTTATTCCGGCGGATGCTACTTCCATTGAGGATCTGACAAATCTTTTTGAAAAATCTATGGAAGTGCTCGGTGGTAAGCTGGACTTTGTGCTTCATTCAATAGGTATGAGCCCGAACGTAAGAAAAGGTAAAGAATATGGAGACCTTAATTACGACTGGTTTTTGAAGACACTTGATATCTCTGGTATTTCTTTCCATAAAGTATTGCAAACTGCAGAGAAAACTGATGCTATGAATGATTGGGGTTCTATTCTGGCCCTGACTTACATTGCTGCTCAGCGAACTTTTCCCGATTACTCAGATATGGCACAGGCCAAAGCAGTACTGGAGTCCATAGCCAGAAGCTACGGGTACAGGTTTGCCAAGCTGAAGAATGTACGGGTCAATACTATTTCGCAGTCACCTACAATGACAACTGCGGGTAGTGGTGTTACTGGTTTTGACGTATTTTTTGATTATGCACATAAAATGTCCCCACTGGGCAATGCCAGCTCGGAAGACTGTGCTAACTATATTGTGATGATGTTTTCTGACTACACCAGGATGGTTACTATGCAGAACCTGATGCATGATGGCGGATTCTCCAACTCAGGTATTACCGAAGATATTGTAGCCGAACTTAGTAAGTAA
- a CDS encoding serine O-acetyltransferase, giving the protein MDHTFIKHIYSTHQECTQCPSSKAIERFFVDLLGVFFPNFASSPVESLSELENRVNILKREMENILYKNLLDEGKSPQETIEHFFEALPDIYYKLQKDVEATYEGDPAAHSKEEIIRAYPGFYAIAAYRIAHELATLGVKTVPRLITEHAHSKTGIDIHPHAQIGEHFFIDHGTGIVIGETTIIGDHVKIYQGVTLGALSVDKADAKTKRHPTIEDNVIIYSGATILGGNTVIGRGSVVGGNVWLTRSVPAGSKIYYKVQMQNSKDHANTILSK; this is encoded by the coding sequence ATGGATCACACTTTCATCAAGCACATTTACAGTACGCACCAGGAGTGCACTCAATGTCCTTCATCAAAGGCAATAGAAAGATTTTTCGTGGATCTGCTAGGGGTATTCTTTCCAAATTTTGCCAGCTCTCCTGTAGAGTCACTGTCTGAATTGGAAAACCGGGTAAATATCCTGAAAAGGGAAATGGAGAATATTTTATATAAAAACCTGTTGGATGAAGGCAAAAGTCCGCAAGAAACCATAGAGCACTTCTTTGAGGCCTTACCTGACATATACTACAAGCTTCAGAAAGATGTAGAGGCCACTTATGAGGGCGATCCTGCTGCTCACAGTAAGGAGGAGATAATCAGGGCATATCCTGGATTTTATGCTATTGCTGCTTACAGAATAGCACACGAGCTGGCCACGCTGGGCGTAAAAACTGTCCCCCGGCTTATTACAGAGCATGCACACAGCAAAACAGGTATTGACATTCATCCTCATGCTCAGATAGGCGAACACTTTTTTATAGATCATGGCACCGGAATAGTTATCGGGGAAACAACAATCATCGGTGACCATGTGAAAATTTACCAGGGTGTAACACTTGGAGCCTTAAGTGTAGATAAGGCAGACGCAAAAACCAAAAGGCACCCTACTATTGAAGATAATGTCATTATATACTCAGGAGCTACAATTTTGGGAGGAAATACAGTAATAGGAAGAGGTTCGGTTGTAGGTGGAAATGTCTGGCTAACGAGAAGTGTACCTGCCGGCTCCAAAATCTACTACAAAGTCCAGATGCAAAACAGCAAGGACCACGCAAATACAATCTTATCCAAATAA
- a CDS encoding ABC transporter ATP-binding protein, protein MIKLKGIDKYVDSRFQRTFILKGVDLEVEQGEFLTIMGPSGAGKSSIMNIIGMLDEPSQGEYYFFDEPVHKMKERKKSDMHKHYIGFIFQAYHLIDELTVYENIETPLLYKGVKSAQRKSMVAEMLDRFQMVAKKDLFPEQLSGGQQQLVGVARAIIGQPKLLLADEPTGNLHSEQGDEIMQIFKKLNDEGMTIIQVTHSEKCANYGKRIVRLVDGAVVSDRQVEKIASN, encoded by the coding sequence ATGATCAAATTAAAGGGAATAGACAAGTATGTAGACTCGCGGTTTCAAAGGACTTTTATTTTAAAGGGTGTTGATCTGGAGGTGGAGCAGGGAGAGTTTCTCACTATCATGGGGCCAAGCGGAGCAGGTAAGTCTTCTATTATGAATATTATTGGTATGCTCGATGAACCTTCACAGGGAGAGTACTACTTTTTCGACGAGCCTGTGCACAAAATGAAGGAACGCAAGAAGTCTGACATGCACAAGCATTATATAGGATTTATCTTTCAGGCTTATCACCTCATCGATGAGCTTACAGTATATGAAAACATCGAAACACCTTTGCTTTATAAAGGAGTAAAGAGTGCCCAAAGAAAGAGTATGGTTGCCGAGATGCTCGATCGTTTTCAGATGGTAGCTAAAAAAGATCTTTTCCCTGAACAATTATCCGGCGGACAGCAGCAGCTGGTGGGAGTGGCACGTGCCATTATCGGGCAGCCCAAATTATTGCTGGCAGATGAGCCCACTGGCAACCTGCATTCTGAACAAGGAGATGAGATCATGCAGATCTTTAAAAAACTGAATGATGAGGGCATGACAATCATCCAGGTGACCCACTCCGAAAAATGTGCTAACTATGGGAAAAGGATTGTGAGGCTTGTTGATGGTGCTGTCGTTTCAGACAGACAAGTAGAAAAAATAGCTTCTAACTGA
- a CDS encoding sensor histidine kinase, translating to MITNIPNIKRAELPLAIGQMKNDTTNDVQFNQLVHDLKSPVNSLKGIVKLAHNQIEDEQAKEYFYMINRCVDKLEEKISSTLNMFQKGNDAEEIDFQLLLDEVMDSLSHTDGYEDTRFSVNIELDEAFYGPRPILESIMQNLLENAIKYRCKAKDSCTVTLEISNRNNGIRIKVTDDGIGIERSKLSRIFDANFKSIMSGAESHGLGLFLVKKAVEKMNGSIDVKSSVNIGTSFIVDLPNALVDNVSSVPVVLR from the coding sequence ATGATTACAAATATACCGAATATAAAAAGAGCTGAACTGCCATTGGCTATAGGCCAGATGAAGAATGATACAACAAATGATGTACAGTTCAATCAGCTGGTGCATGATCTGAAAAGTCCGGTTAATTCATTAAAAGGAATTGTCAAATTAGCGCATAATCAAATAGAAGATGAACAGGCAAAAGAGTATTTCTATATGATTAACAGGTGTGTAGACAAGCTGGAGGAGAAAATATCAAGCACATTAAATATGTTCCAGAAAGGAAATGATGCAGAAGAAATTGACTTTCAGTTGCTGTTAGATGAGGTAATGGATTCCTTAAGTCACACTGACGGATATGAAGATACCCGGTTCTCAGTTAACATAGAACTGGACGAAGCTTTCTACGGTCCCAGGCCTATTTTAGAATCCATTATGCAAAATCTGTTGGAAAATGCCATTAAGTATAGATGCAAAGCAAAGGATAGTTGTACCGTGACCCTTGAAATTTCTAACCGCAACAATGGCATAAGGATTAAAGTTACTGACGATGGAATTGGAATAGAACGCAGTAAATTATCGCGTATTTTTGATGCTAATTTTAAATCCATTATGTCAGGAGCAGAAAGTCACGGACTGGGGCTGTTCCTTGTTAAAAAAGCGGTTGAAAAAATGAATGGCTCCATTGATGTGAAAAGTTCGGTAAATATTGGAACATCATTTATAGTGGATCTCCCCAATGCATTAGTCGATAATGTTTCAAGTGTACCGGTAGTGCTTAGGTAA
- the rpsA gene encoding 30S ribosomal protein S1 — MAKEKTSAEEENVESATTEEKATETSTQEEKKEAKKPAEKKENVAPEDFDWEAFETKGFGEGYSKKKKEEMASMYENTLTTIEEKEVVEGTVVGINDRDVILNIGFKSDGLVSATEFRDIPGLKVGDKVEVFIEEQENANGQLVLSRRKAKIVQAWDKITKAYENDTVIEGFVKRRTKGGLIVDIYGVEAFLPGSQIDVKPIRDFDIFVDKAMEVKVVKINYTNDNVVVSHKVLIEKDLEEQKAEILNNLEKGQVLEGTIKNMTNFGVFIDLGGVDGLLHITDISWGRINHPEEVLSLDETVKVVVLDFDEDKKRISLGMKQLTAHPWDSLPSDLDIGSKVKGKIVNVADYGAFLEIQPGVEGLIHVSEMSWSQHLRNPQDFINIGDELEAVVLTLDRDDRKMSLGIKQLTEDPWTKQDVLTKYAVGTKHKGVVRNLTNFGLFIELEEGIDGLVHVSDLSWTKKIKHPSEFVKVGDELEVVVLELDVDNRRLALSHKHLEENPWDTFETVFTPGSVHKCTVISQNDKGATLELPYGIEGFCSTKNLIKESGEKAENGETLDFKVQEFSKDDKRIILSHRSVYSKTEEKPKAASTGTGAKKKSKPSSTVNKINSETEKSTLGDLEALSALKDKMEGNVSAEEEKPAKKSESKKVEEESPESENSAAKDEEEGK; from the coding sequence ATGGCAAAAGAAAAAACATCTGCAGAGGAAGAAAACGTAGAATCTGCAACAACAGAAGAAAAAGCTACTGAAACTTCTACACAAGAAGAAAAGAAAGAAGCAAAGAAGCCTGCTGAGAAAAAAGAAAACGTAGCACCTGAAGACTTTGATTGGGAAGCTTTTGAAACCAAAGGTTTTGGTGAAGGTTACAGCAAGAAGAAGAAGGAAGAAATGGCTTCGATGTATGAAAATACATTGACAACCATTGAGGAGAAAGAAGTTGTTGAAGGTACCGTTGTAGGTATCAACGACAGGGATGTGATCCTTAACATCGGCTTTAAATCAGACGGACTTGTGTCAGCAACTGAGTTTAGGGATATACCTGGTCTTAAAGTTGGTGACAAGGTTGAGGTTTTTATCGAAGAGCAGGAGAATGCCAACGGACAGTTAGTGCTTTCAAGAAGAAAGGCTAAAATTGTTCAGGCCTGGGATAAGATCACTAAAGCTTACGAAAACGACACAGTTATCGAAGGTTTTGTGAAGAGAAGAACCAAAGGTGGTCTGATCGTTGACATATATGGAGTTGAAGCTTTCTTGCCAGGTTCACAAATCGATGTGAAGCCTATCAGAGACTTCGATATCTTTGTTGACAAAGCTATGGAAGTGAAAGTTGTGAAAATCAACTATACTAACGATAACGTAGTAGTTTCACACAAAGTACTGATCGAGAAAGATCTTGAAGAACAAAAAGCTGAAATACTAAACAACCTTGAAAAAGGCCAGGTACTTGAAGGTACTATTAAGAACATGACTAACTTCGGTGTGTTCATTGATCTTGGTGGTGTTGATGGTCTTCTTCACATTACTGACATTTCATGGGGTAGAATCAACCACCCTGAAGAGGTGCTTAGCCTTGATGAAACAGTTAAGGTTGTTGTTCTTGATTTCGACGAAGACAAGAAGAGAATATCTTTGGGTATGAAGCAGCTTACTGCTCATCCTTGGGATTCACTTCCTTCTGATCTTGACATCGGATCTAAAGTAAAAGGTAAGATCGTTAATGTTGCTGACTATGGCGCATTCCTTGAAATTCAACCTGGTGTTGAAGGTCTTATCCACGTATCTGAAATGTCATGGTCTCAGCACCTGAGAAATCCTCAGGATTTCATCAACATCGGAGACGAGCTTGAGGCAGTGGTATTGACACTTGACAGAGATGACAGAAAAATGTCGTTGGGTATCAAACAACTGACTGAGGATCCTTGGACTAAGCAAGATGTTCTTACAAAATATGCTGTAGGCACGAAACATAAAGGAGTGGTAAGAAACCTTACTAACTTCGGCTTGTTCATCGAGCTTGAAGAAGGTATCGACGGTCTTGTACACGTTTCTGACCTGTCATGGACTAAGAAGATCAAGCATCCTTCTGAGTTTGTGAAAGTAGGTGATGAGCTTGAAGTAGTAGTACTTGAGCTTGACGTAGACAACAGAAGACTGGCGCTTAGCCACAAGCATCTTGAAGAAAACCCTTGGGATACTTTCGAAACAGTATTTACTCCTGGTTCGGTCCACAAGTGTACAGTTATCAGTCAAAACGATAAAGGTGCTACTTTGGAGCTTCCTTACGGTATCGAAGGATTCTGCTCAACCAAAAATCTTATAAAAGAAAGTGGTGAAAAGGCTGAGAATGGTGAAACCCTGGATTTCAAAGTTCAGGAATTCTCCAAAGACGACAAGAGAATCATTCTTTCTCACAGATCAGTTTACTCTAAAACTGAGGAGAAGCCTAAAGCTGCAAGCACCGGTACAGGTGCAAAGAAGAAGAGCAAACCTTCAAGCACAGTAAACAAGATCAATAGTGAGACTGAAAAGTCAACATTAGGTGATCTGGAGGCATTAAGTGCATTGAAAGATAAGATGGAAGGAAACGTTTCTGCTGAAGAGGAGAAACCTGCTAAAAAATCTGAGTCTAAAAAAGTAGAAGAGGAGTCACCTGAAAGTGAAAACTCAGCTGCTAAAGATGAGGAAGAAGGCAAATAA
- a CDS encoding serine hydrolase domain-containing protein codes for MKKRYIFLLLIFCGIGFLLFFSLSGNTPFFKKPVGKPDLARTVPYAISKTDKQFLEEFNNYLSEQFTKTNTPGASVAIVKEGAIIYQKAFGFKTADGSDSINTKTLFRIASVSKGFSSILATLLVQDTLIDLDDPIANYLKYPLSGSANNITIRHILSHTAGFPYQAYSTLVEDELPRDTMISKLLKIPLSRLPGEIHSYQNVAYSIIEVVMESASGKPFSTLMHERIFDPLEMTHSTLSYDSMISSDNIALPHGYRHGQFVPTIVRPSYYNVASAGGLNTNIEDLAKWLTAVLGNNTRVIPPSVLDTVFTPVIPIRVKNPYFSQFEQPRNGYYGLGWRVMEYPNDTLLYHGGYANGYKSGIALDRNKNIGICVLTNAPSKFSNLVMINFFKMYKQYFSEPVANEEHLSSVR; via the coding sequence TTGAAGAAGAGATATATATTTCTACTGTTAATATTTTGCGGCATAGGTTTTCTGCTGTTTTTCTCTCTCTCGGGCAATACACCGTTTTTTAAAAAGCCCGTTGGAAAGCCGGATCTTGCCAGAACGGTGCCCTATGCCATCAGCAAAACAGACAAGCAGTTTCTGGAAGAGTTTAACAATTACCTTAGCGAACAATTTACAAAAACAAATACTCCCGGCGCATCTGTAGCCATAGTAAAGGAAGGTGCCATTATTTACCAAAAAGCTTTTGGTTTCAAAACTGCTGACGGGTCTGACTCAATAAACACAAAAACCCTGTTTCGGATAGCGTCCGTATCAAAAGGTTTCTCATCCATACTGGCAACACTTCTTGTTCAGGACACACTTATTGATCTGGATGATCCCATCGCCAATTATCTGAAGTATCCTTTATCTGGTAGTGCCAATAATATAACCATCAGGCATATTCTGTCGCACACTGCAGGTTTCCCTTACCAGGCTTATTCCACTTTGGTAGAAGATGAGCTTCCCCGCGACACCATGATCAGTAAGCTATTAAAAATACCTCTTTCGCGACTCCCCGGAGAAATACACAGCTATCAAAATGTCGCCTATAGTATTATAGAAGTTGTTATGGAATCGGCGTCCGGCAAACCCTTTTCCACCCTTATGCATGAGCGTATATTTGACCCGCTGGAAATGACTCACTCCACCCTGTCATACGATTCTATGATCAGCAGCGATAATATTGCACTGCCACATGGCTACCGGCACGGGCAGTTTGTACCCACTATTGTCAGGCCGAGTTATTATAACGTAGCTTCTGCCGGAGGCTTAAACACCAATATAGAAGATCTTGCCAAATGGCTTACAGCAGTTTTAGGCAACAATACCCGTGTGATACCACCATCCGTTTTGGATACGGTTTTTACCCCCGTAATACCGATCAGAGTTAAAAACCCCTATTTCAGCCAGTTTGAACAACCCCGAAACGGATACTACGGCCTGGGTTGGCGAGTAATGGAATATCCTAACGATACACTGCTTTATCATGGTGGCTATGCCAACGGGTACAAAAGCGGCATTGCACTGGATCGAAACAAGAACATAGGTATTTGTGTACTTACCAATGCTCCTTCTAAGTTTTCCAACCTTGTTATGATCAATTTCTTTAAAATGTATAAGCAATATTTCAGTGAGCCTGTCGCCAATGAAGAGCATCTGTCTTCCGTCAGGTAA
- a CDS encoding DoxX family membrane protein, translating to MKALSWIVRIIAAIILLQTLFFKFSGAEESIYIFTKIGMEPWGRIGSGVGEFIASVLLLIPRTAWIGAFMALGIMAGAVLFHLTILGIEVMQDGGYLFGLAITVGVCSVITLVLHRRDIPFVNKRNIS from the coding sequence ATGAAAGCTTTATCCTGGATAGTTCGCATTATTGCAGCAATTATTTTGCTGCAAACTCTTTTTTTTAAGTTTTCCGGTGCTGAGGAAAGTATCTATATTTTTACCAAAATAGGTATGGAGCCCTGGGGGCGAATAGGTTCCGGAGTGGGCGAATTTATTGCATCTGTATTGTTATTAATCCCCCGTACTGCATGGATCGGTGCTTTTATGGCGCTTGGGATAATGGCCGGAGCTGTACTTTTTCATCTTACTATACTCGGTATCGAAGTCATGCAGGATGGCGGTTATCTGTTTGGCCTTGCCATTACAGTCGGTGTTTGCTCGGTTATTACCCTTGTTTTACACCGGAGAGATATTCCATTCGTCAATAAACGGAATATCAGTTAG
- the cysM gene encoding cysteine synthase CysM: MTIFDLIGNTPLVKISRIPVPDGVTIYGKLEGQNPGGSVKDRAAYGMISNALKRGDISKGDRLVEATSGNTGIALAMIANSMGLHMTLIMPDNSTQERVQAMRAYGAEVILTPSEKTIEYSRELAEKMADEEGYFILNQFANEDNYGMHYATTGPEIWRDTDGKITHFVSAMGTTGTIMGVSRYLKEQSADIQIVGTQPTDGSSIPGIRRWSPEFLPKIFEPSRVDRVIDVSEAQAREMTRRLANEESILAGMSSGGALSAALQLAQEIKNGIIVFIVCDRGDRYLSSDLFT; the protein is encoded by the coding sequence ATGACTATTTTTGACTTGATCGGCAATACGCCGCTGGTAAAAATCAGTAGAATCCCCGTACCTGATGGGGTCACAATTTATGGAAAACTCGAAGGCCAGAACCCGGGAGGCAGTGTAAAAGACAGAGCCGCCTATGGCATGATCAGTAATGCTCTCAAACGGGGAGATATTTCTAAAGGAGACAGGCTGGTTGAGGCCACAAGCGGCAATACAGGGATAGCACTGGCCATGATAGCCAACTCTATGGGCCTGCACATGACCCTGATCATGCCAGACAACTCCACACAGGAACGGGTTCAGGCCATGAGAGCATATGGTGCTGAGGTTATTCTTACTCCTTCTGAAAAAACCATTGAATATTCACGCGAACTGGCTGAAAAAATGGCGGACGAGGAAGGGTACTTTATTCTTAACCAATTTGCCAATGAAGATAATTATGGTATGCATTACGCTACTACCGGCCCTGAAATATGGCGCGATACCGATGGAAAGATAACCCATTTCGTGTCAGCCATGGGCACTACCGGCACTATCATGGGGGTATCCCGATACCTGAAAGAGCAAAGCGCTGATATTCAGATCGTAGGTACGCAACCGACAGACGGATCAAGTATTCCGGGTATCAGGAGGTGGTCTCCTGAATTTTTACCCAAGATATTTGAACCCAGCCGGGTAGATCGTGTTATCGACGTCAGTGAAGCCCAGGCCAGGGAAATGACCAGGCGACTCGCCAACGAAGAGAGTATACTGGCAGGGATGAGTAGCGGAGGAGCTTTGAGTGCAGCTTTACAGTTGGCTCAGGAAATTAAAAATGGTATCATCGTTTTTATTGTCTGCGACCGCGGCGACAGGTATCTTAGCTCTGATCTGTTTACCTGA
- the ispE gene encoding 4-(cytidine 5'-diphospho)-2-C-methyl-D-erythritol kinase — MVVFPNTKINLGLNILSRRDDGYHNISSVFYPLPFEEILEILPAEEFQFNTSGLTIPGSTENNLIIKAYELLRDQYKLPPVRIHLHKIIPMGAGLGGGSADAAFAIKALNELFEIGLSEKDMEGHAGKLGSDCPFFIKNKIVLAEGTGTEFSSISLDLKGKYLVLVCPEVHVSTAEAYGNVRPGMPEKGIREILEKMPVTEWKHYLKNDFETSVFPLYPEIEAVKNTLYSSGAIYASMSGSGSSVYGIFDSEPADLPVEAVWSGVLS; from the coding sequence ATGGTAGTTTTTCCCAACACTAAGATCAACCTGGGCTTAAATATACTCTCAAGAAGAGACGATGGCTACCATAATATTTCATCAGTTTTTTACCCGCTTCCTTTTGAAGAGATTTTAGAGATACTACCGGCAGAAGAGTTTCAGTTTAATACTTCAGGATTAACCATCCCCGGAAGTACTGAAAATAACCTTATCATTAAAGCATATGAACTGCTTAGGGATCAGTACAAACTACCACCGGTGCGTATACACCTGCATAAGATCATCCCGATGGGAGCTGGTTTGGGAGGAGGGTCGGCAGATGCCGCTTTTGCTATTAAAGCTCTGAATGAACTGTTTGAAATAGGTTTATCCGAAAAGGACATGGAGGGGCATGCAGGAAAGCTGGGAAGTGATTGTCCTTTTTTTATCAAAAATAAAATTGTGCTCGCAGAGGGTACCGGTACGGAATTTTCATCTATATCACTGGATCTGAAGGGCAAATACTTAGTACTTGTTTGTCCCGAAGTACATGTAAGTACAGCAGAAGCTTACGGCAATGTAAGACCAGGGATGCCTGAGAAAGGTATCAGGGAAATATTAGAAAAAATGCCCGTTACCGAGTGGAAACATTACCTCAAAAATGATTTTGAAACCTCGGTTTTCCCTTTATACCCCGAAATTGAAGCTGTCAAAAACACACTTTACTCATCAGGGGCGATATATGCCAGTATGAGTGGCTCAGGTTCCAGTGTCTATGGTATCTTCGATTCTGAGCCTGCCGACTTGCCTGTTGAAGCAGTCTGGTCCGGTGTTCTATCATGA